The following proteins are co-located in the Citrobacter freundii ATCC 8090 = MTCC 1658 = NBRC 12681 genome:
- a CDS encoding Ail/Lom family outer membrane beta-barrel protein, whose translation MLSLKTGLVAVTLCFAMTVYAGESVVTGGYVHTRTDGQNLNGLNAKYGYTPDESDLGVITSLTISANDENDIDRGYGSALVGASYKVNDVIKPYVMVGIGRGAIKANGETDTSTGFAYGAGIQFTPIAAFTVDAGYEGSKVFGAQANSIVVGAGWKF comes from the coding sequence ATGCTAAGTTTAAAAACGGGTTTAGTGGCTGTTACATTATGCTTTGCTATGACAGTTTATGCAGGAGAAAGCGTAGTCACCGGCGGTTATGTACATACCCGGACAGATGGACAGAACCTTAACGGTCTTAACGCTAAATATGGTTATACCCCAGATGAAAGTGATTTAGGCGTTATAACATCCTTAACTATTTCAGCAAATGACGAAAATGATATAGATCGTGGTTATGGTTCTGCATTAGTCGGTGCAAGTTATAAAGTAAATGATGTGATAAAACCTTATGTAATGGTGGGTATTGGGAGAGGTGCGATCAAAGCGAATGGTGAAACTGATACTTCTACAGGTTTTGCCTATGGTGCAGGTATTCAATTTACCCCCATTGCAGCTTTCACTGTTGATGCAGGCTATGAAGGTTCTAAGGTCTTTGGCGCGCAAGCTAATAGTATTGTAGTCGGCGCCGGCTGGAAATTCTAA
- the waaZ gene encoding 3-deoxy-D-manno-oct-2-ulosonate III transferase WaaZ, which produces MLITHEILNGIMGERVSDDCIIYLSGPSSLDTPLEIMRSKSCICVNGSAGYLINNNIPVFLYVVCDGSFYENNKDLFYKYSAYAQHTFISEDVIKRANSTEAESLLNTCFLLKDICKSRGGIGRKIRYKIKTMTNRNLRIKCSAFRKVKTIAFSTDVAHGHFGSATVAFSALQIAISLKFERIIFSGLDLKGSCKRFYNEVNAQPTTLPADLSFILRSFSYVSSHYDGKIYNLSPQTAIPYDVIPFINTEEVACSTSY; this is translated from the coding sequence ATGCTCATCACACACGAAATACTTAATGGAATAATGGGTGAAAGAGTTTCCGATGATTGTATTATTTACTTGTCTGGACCTTCATCATTAGATACGCCCCTTGAGATAATGCGTAGTAAAAGCTGCATTTGCGTAAATGGTAGCGCAGGCTATTTAATTAACAACAATATCCCTGTATTTCTTTATGTTGTTTGTGACGGTTCTTTTTATGAAAACAATAAAGACTTATTTTATAAGTATTCCGCCTATGCTCAGCATACCTTTATTAGTGAAGATGTTATTAAAAGAGCTAATTCAACAGAGGCAGAGAGCTTGCTCAACACATGTTTTCTGTTAAAGGACATTTGCAAATCCAGAGGTGGTATCGGTAGAAAGATTCGCTATAAAATAAAAACAATGACTAACAGGAATCTTCGAATTAAATGCTCTGCATTCAGAAAAGTGAAAACAATTGCATTTTCAACTGATGTAGCACATGGTCATTTTGGTAGTGCTACGGTCGCATTTAGCGCGTTACAAATAGCCATTAGTCTAAAATTTGAAAGAATAATTTTTTCAGGTTTAGATTTGAAAGGTAGCTGTAAACGGTTTTACAATGAAGTTAACGCTCAACCCACGACTCTACCCGCTGATCTTAGCTTTATATTAAGATCATTTTCTTATGTAAGTAGCCACTATGACGGTAAGATCTACAATCTTTCTCCACAAACAGCTATTCCCTACGATGTTATTCCGTTCATCAATACAGAAGAAGTAGCTTGTTCCACCTCCTACTAG